In Bacillus thuringiensis, the DNA window GCCGTGTTACTTTACCGAGTGAAGAAAATTTTCTTAAGGAAACAAAAGAATTGATGGAACGATGGGGTGCGGATGCGATTCGCGATAGTGATGGAACGAAACTAGACGATGATATTAAACAATTGGATGCGAAAATTTATACGACCTATTTTGTTGCTCGAGCTCACAATGAGTTTGCAGAGAAGCACATGGATGAATGCCAGCAGCTTTATTTAATGAGCTTATTCAATACAGCGCTTACTGACAGCCTTGAAATTGATTTTATGAAGGGCTACTTTGAGGAACAATTAAAGCCGGATTACATTCACAGTCCTAAAAAATACTGGGAGGTTATCGATCGGACGACAGGAGAAATTGTTGACGCTAATGATTGGGAAGTAAACGAAGAAAAAAATCGTGTCTTGATTACGAATGCGATTCCTTGGCATGAATATACGGTTTCATTCCTAGTTTATGCGATTTGGGATCCAACCCAAATGTACAATCATATTACTAATAATTGGGGCGATAAGCCACATGATATTCCTTTTGATGTCAGGCGGCCACATTCCAATGAATTTATGAAAACCTATTTAAAACAATGGCTGACAGAAAATAAAGATACAGATGTGGTCAGGTTTACAACATTTTTCTATCATTTTACCCTTGTGTTCAATAATCTTGGTAAAGAGAAATTTGTCGATTGGTTCGGATATGGTGCTAGTGTTTCAGTTGCTGCTTTGGATGCTTTTAAAAAAGAAAAGGGTTATCGCTTAAGACCAGAGGACATTGTTGATCAAGGTTATTATAATACTGCGTTTCGAATTCCAACTACCGCATTTTTAGATTATATAGATTTTGTTCATAAGTTCGTTGCTGAAGAAGCAAAGAAACTTGTGGATATTGTCCATGAAAGTGGAAAAGAAGCAATGATGTTCCTTGGTGATAACTGGATTGGTACAGAACCATATGGGAAATACTTTGAAAATATCGGATTGGACGCAGTTGTAGGCAGTGTGGGAGGCGGAGCCACACTACGTATGATTGCAGATATACCACATGTTCGTTACACAGAAGGGCGTTTCTTACCTTATTTCTTCCCAGACACTTTTTACGAAGGTAACAACCCGACGATTGAAGCGAATGAAAACTGGTTAACGGCACGCAGAGCGTTACTACGGAACCCTGTTGATCGTATCGGATATGGTGGTTATTTAAGCCTAGCTTATCAATTCCCGGAATTTATCTCCTATATTGAAAAAGTTACCGAGGAATTTCGTGAAATTCATGACACGATTAAAGGTGTTCAGCCATACAGCGGTCTTAAAGTTGCAATTTTGAATTCTTGGGGCAAGTTGAGAACTTGGCAAACACATATGGTTGCTCACGCTCTATGGTATAAACAAATTTATTCTTATTTAGGTGTTTTGGAATCTTTGAGCGGGGCTGCTGTGGAAGTTTCGTTCATTAGTTTTGATGATGTCATTAACGAGGGGATACCTGAGGGGATTGACGTTATCATTAATGCCGGTGATGTAGGCACAGCTTTCTCAGGAGGGGCTAATTGGATTAATGAAAAGTTAGTCACTACAATTAGGGCCTGGATGTATAACGGTGGAGGTTTCATAGGTATTGGCGAACCGACAGCCTATCAGCATGAAGGACATTATTTTCAATTGGCGAACGTCTTAGGTGTTGACAAAGAATTAGGATTTAGCTTATCAACAGATAAATATTTTATTAATCCTGTCGAAAATCACTTTATTTCTACTGACAGCACCCAATTTGATTTTGGTGAAGGAATGAAAAACATTTATGCGTTATCAGACAAAACCGAAATAATAGAATATTCAAATGGAGAAGTTCATCTTTCAAGTCATCCGTTTGGAGAAGGTAGAGCAGTCTATATAGCAGGGCTGCCATACAGTGAAGAAAATACACGTCTTCTGATGCGCGCGTTATACTATGCTGCTAATAAAGAAGGAGAATTTCAAAAGTATCATGCGAGCAACATTTATTGTGAAGTCCATGCATATCCATCTATTCAAAAAATGGCGATTGTTAACAATTCAATGATCGAACAAACAACGGCTGTCTACGACGGACATGGAAACAGGAAAGAAGTAACATTGGCACCTAGTGAAATCAGATGGGAGGATTTTTCAAATGAAGGCTAATATTTTATTCATTATTAAAATTGTTGTGTTTATCGTATGCCTGTCTTTAATTATCATCTACCAAAAGACAGCTGGTAAATTCGAATTAGGTATGATGTTAATTGGATTAGCTGGTCTCTTAGGGCTACTTTATGACTACAATCGGAAATACGTATAAATCAACCAGGGCAAGTGAATTGATCAAGGAATCGCACATATATGTTCAACGATAACAATTATAGAAAATTACTCAATACTTCAAATACAAACCTAGGGGTGCGGACAAATGAAAAAGGCAGTCGGCATTGATATTGGGGGAACGAAGATTGCAGCGGGAGTCATTTCGGACACAGGCGAAATGCTTGAACGAGCGGAAATAAAAAGTGATCCTTCAGACCGAGAAAAAATGTTTGGTAAAGTTGTAGAATCTGTGGAACAAGTCCTCAGAAAATCATCGATTTCCATCGCTGATATCGAGGGGATTGGTGTTGGGGTACCGGGAAAAGTGGATTGCGAGAAGGGAATTGCCGTTTTTCAAAACAATTTACCTTGGAGGCAGTTTCCTATTTCGGTCCGTTTGCAAGAGAAATTTGGTATTCAGCGGATCACGATTGACAATGATGTCTATATGGCGGCTTATGCGGAATGGAGAGCAGCACATGTAAAAGAGGATGAAACCTTTGTCTACGTGACTATAAGTACGGGAATATCTTGTTCTATCATTCATAAAGGCTCATTTTTTAGAGGGGCAGGATTTGCTGGAGAACTAGGTTTGATTCCCGTCCTCACGAGAGGGGGCAATGAACGATTAGAAAAAATTGCTGCTGGGCCAGGGATTCAGAGAATAGCCGAAAGGGACTTACAGGTAGATACGATTTCAACAAAGGATGTTTTTGCTAGTTATATAAATGGGGTACAAGAATATCAGTCCATCATCAATGAGGTAACTGATTATTTAGCTCAAGGTCTTTATAAGATTTCCTGTTTATTAGATCCGCATAAAATGGTTTTTGGTGGCAGTGTCATTGTGAAAAATCCATTTCTACTAGAGTTGATTAAAGCGAAGCTGAAAAGGTATCAGCTTCCAGAGCAACAACATCTTTTGGAACAGATGAGCATCAGTACATTGGCACAAAATAATGGAGTTACTGGTGCAGGATTACGAGTATTTGAAGGTATGTAATGGGGCGCACCAGTCTTCTTTTATGGAGAGCATGATGGCAAATAGGTAGAGGAGTGGACAAATATGTTTACATTAAGTCAAGAAAACTTAGTTTCGTTAGGTGCATCGATAACAACAGCGGAAATAAAACGGCAGCCTGATTTATGGGCCGAAACCTGTGCTTTGTATATGGAGAAAAGAGAGGGAATTGAAGAGTTTTTGCAAAAAATAGTAATGAAACACAGCCGGGTTCGAGTTATTTTTACAGGCGCTGGAACATCTGCCTATGTTGGTGATACAGTCACCCCTTATTTAATAGAAAAAGTCGATGAACAACAGTGGGAAGTACTAAGTATTCCGACAACCACGTTAGTTTCGAATCCCTACCAATTTTTCAAAAAGGATTATCCAACCTTACTCGTTTCATTTGCAAGAAGCGGGAACAGCCCGGAAAGTGTTGCTGCCGTACAATTAGCTGAGCAAATAGTAACGGATTTGTATCAAATAACGATTACTTGTGCGAAAGACGGTAAATTAGCCAAACGGGCCGTGAATAATGAAAAAAATTTATTGCTATTGATGCCTGAAAAATCGAATGATCAAGGATTTGCTATGACAGGAAGTTATACTTGCATGGCGTTAACGGCATTACTCGTTTTTGATTCTATATCGGCCGAAGAAAAATCAAAGATAGTGAAAAAAATTCATCAAATGGGTGAAAGTGTCATTCAAAGAGAAGACGTCATCAAAGAGATAGTAGATTTTGATTTTGACCGAATTATTTACTTAGGTTCTGGTAGTTTAGAAGGCTTAGCGAAAGAATCACAATTAAAAATATTAGAACTGACAGCTGGAAAAATTGTTACCGCATTTGATTCACCGTTAGGATTCAGGCACGGTCCAAAATCATTTGTAAACGAAAAATCATTAGTTTTCGTGTTTGTTTCTAACCATCCGTATACACGTCAATATGATTTAGATATGTTAAAAGAAATGCAGCAGGACGACGTTGCCAGCTATATTTGTGCCATCGAGGTTGATGGAGAAACTAATTATGCTGGAAACAGATTTGTATTCGGCAGCGAGGCTCAGTCTGTACCAGATGCATACTTAGCATTACCTTTTGTCATGATTGGGCAGACTGTCTCACTGTTAGCTTCCGTGAAAGTAGGCAATACACCGGATACACCTTCACCGACAGGAACAGTGAACCGTGTCGTTAAAGGTGTTACCATCTACGAATATGAGTAACTAGGATAGGAGAAACATATATGTCTATTTTTATCTTTGCAGATAAGTTTTTTCTTGAGGAGATGGTTACGGGGCCTGGATTTTTAGAAATAAAAGACGGAAAATTCTGTGTTTTTTCGGAAACTAGGCCAGAGGACACGGCAGAAATTATTGAGTATAGAGGAAATTGGATCGCTCCAGGCCTAGTAGACACACATATTCATGGATTTAGAAATCACGACATTATGGACAATAGTTTTGGGGGGCTGAACCAAATTTCGGTAGGACTCCTTTCTTGCGGCGTTACATCCTTTTTACCGACAACTTTAACATCCTCAATAGAATCGTTAAATCATGTCGTTGAAATGATTGGTGCCAACTACACAAAAGTGCAAGGTGCAAAAATTAAAGGAATCTTTTTAGAAGGACCGTTTTTTACTGAAAAGCATAAAGGAGCACAAAACACGAAATATTTTTGTGACCCATCAGTTGAAATGTTGAAAGTTTGGCAGGAATTATCAAATAATGCTATTAAAAAAATCGCGATTGCACCTGAAAGAAAAGGGGCAGCGGAATTTATTGAATATGCTGTAGGGGAAGGAATTGCTGTGGCGTTGGCCCACAGTGACGCAACTTATGAAGAAGCAAAGCAAGCGGTAGAAAAAGGAGCTTCCATTTTTGTTCATACTTTCAATGGAATGAGTCCATTACACCATCGTGAGCCAGGGATGGTCGGAGCGGCCATGAATCTAAAAGATGTTTTTGCCGAAATCATATGTGATGGACATCATGTTCATCCTGTTGCCTCAAATGTTTTAATGAATATCCGCGGCAGAGAAAAGGTAGTAATGGTGTCCGATTGTATGATGGCTGGAGGTATGCCTGAAGGAACTTATCAACTGGGAGAATTTCCTGTGAAAGTAAAAGAGGGGATGGCTCGTTTGGAAAGTGGAAGTTTAGCAGGTAGCATTTTGCAATTAAAAGATGCTGTCAAAAATGTCGTCGAGTGGGGAATTGCCACGCCTGAGGAAGCGATTTACATGGCGAGTACTGCACCAGCCAAAAGTATGCAGCTCGATGGCGAATGCGGGAAGATTGCCGAGGGATATGCTGCGGACTTTATTGTGATTACGCCAACGATGGATGTAATTGCTACTTATCTTGATGGTGTATGTCGTTTTCAAGCTTAAACAATTTTCTGAAAGAGGGATTACTAATGATTTTATCTGTCACCATGAATCCATCGGTCGATATTTCCTATCCGATTCATGAATTAAAGTTAGATGTTGTTAACCGTGTGGAAACGGTTCATAAAACTGCTGGTGGAAAAGGCTTGAATGTTGCGCGAGTGATCGCTCAAATGGATGAAGTTGTCCTAGCGACAGGTGTGCTTGGTGGTACGATTGGTGAATACATTATTCAAGAATTAAATAAAGTCAATATTCCAAATGACTTTTTGAAAATCAAAAAAGAATCAAGAAATTGTATTGCCATTCTTCATGAAGGGATGCAAACAGAGATTTTAGAATCTGGTCCAACACTATCCAAAGAAGAAGGGGTTAGTTTTTTAGAGAAATTCGAATTTTTACTTACAACAGTTTCACTTGTGACAATTTCAGGCAGTTTGCCGAAAGGGTTACCGACTAATTTTTATTATCAAATGCTAGAAATCTGTCATAAAAATGAAATTCCAGTAATTATGGATTCGTCAGGAGAATCTTTGAAACAAGCGATGGTGCATAAAGAAAAACCATTTGCCATTAAACCAAATATAGCGGAATTATCTCAGCTGTTGGGCATAAACATGGAAGCGGGAAGCATAGATCTGAAGCAAGCATTAAACCATGAACTATTTACTGGAATTGAGTGGGTTCTCGTATCAATGGGTGGTGAAGGTGCATTTGTTAGGCACAGCGATGATTATTACAGAGTTACGATTCCAAAAATAGAATTGGTCAATCCTGTAGGGTCTGGTGATGCGACAGTTGCCGGGTTAGCTGTGGCACTACATCAACATAAAACAATCGAGACTGTTCTTAAAACGGCGATGACGACAGGAATGTTAAATACGATGGAAGCTGGAACTGGTTATATTAATGTGAATAAGTTTAAACAATACTTTGATCTCGTTAAAGTTGAAAAAATAGATTGATAGAGGAGAATGTTGATGTTAGAACTAACCAAAAATAAATTGGAAGCTCTAAAACGTTTATCTGCTGAAAATGGCATAATTGGAGCATTGGCTATTGATCAACGTGGTTCATTAAAAAAAATGATTGCGTCTGGCGGTGCAGGTCATGTTGGAGATGAGGGTATTATCCGTTTCAAAGAATTAGTTTCTGAGGAATTAACACCATTTGCTACAGCGATTCTTTTGGACCCTGAATACGGTCTGCCAGCGGCTAAGGTCCGCGATAAAGAATCGGGCTTAATCGTAGCGTATGAAAAAACTGGATACGATGCATCAGAAGTAGGTCGGTTGCCGGATTTATTACCAGAATGGTCAGTGAAACGATTAAAGGAAGCAGGTGCCGATGCTATTAAATTTTTACTCTACTATGATGTCAATGAAGATGAAAAAATTAATAATTATAAACATGTCTATATGGAACGTATCGGATCAGAGTGTGTAGCTGAAGACATACCATTTTTCTTAGAGATTGTTACTTATGATGCTGACAATGATGAGGTGAAAAGTAAAGCATACGCAAAAATAAAACCGTATAAAGTGATTGAGGGCATGAAGGAGTTCTCGAAACCACAATATAAAGTAGATGTATTAAAAGTAGAAGTTCCAGTAGATATGAACTATGTGGAAGGATATACAGAAGGTGAATTTGTTTACAGTAAAGAAAAGGCAGCTTCCTATTTCAAAGAACAAAGTGAAGCAACCGAGTTGCCATTTATATTTTTGAGTGCAGGAGTAAGCGCAAAATTATTTCAAGAAACATTAAAATTTGCTAAAGACTCCGGATCTACCTTTAACGGAGTGTTATGTGGTCGGGCAACTTGGAAAGACGGTGTTATACCGTTTGCTATAGGCGGTGAACAAGCAGGTCGTGATTGGTTAAAAGATATTGGTAAAAGGAATACTGAAGAACTGAATATCGTATTGAAAGAGACAGCTAACTCATGGTTTGCTAAAGTAAAAGTAACAGCTGAGCTTCAAAGTTAGTACAATATCTTTTCCTCCATATGTCTTTCATTCCTTGAACATATATTTGTACCAGAACGACTTTTTAAATGGAATGAAGAAAAATGAGTAGGCATTCGTCTGCTCATTTTTTTATGCGTTCAATATGGTCACACATTTTGGGGTGAAAGCCCAGAACAGTTAAGGTAGTAGTAATCATGACTAAGGGGAGGGGGGATAATTTTTTCGTATATATAAACCGAAGAATATTAATTATCGTGTAACATCAAATCGATTGAATTTAGTAAGATTCAAAAATACACATAAAAAGGTGAAATTACCCTTATTTTGTAAGCGTTTTAAAAAGACAATATAACTAAAAAAAGAAACAATATCTTTATTGAGTGGGCACTTGAAAAAAACTATTCTAAAGATAAGTAAAAGCGGTACCTTTCAGGTTTTGGTATATTTTAAAAATGAATGTGCAGGTATTGTTTTTAACTAAAATTTAAATTTCAAAGGGGGAGAAGAATTGGAGAGTAAGCATTTCAAGAGAGCTTTTAATACCCTTCTTGCACTTGTGCTAATTGTGCCGATATTTTTAGTTAGCATGATTGTGCCATTACATGTAGGAGCAAATGTGTCTAATCCATGGGTTACAATTTCATCTGGAGGAAACGAAATCAATGCAATAATAGAACAAAATGGGAAGTCCTATGTAAGGCTTGGAGCAGGTGCCGGAAATGATAATGGGGCTAAAGCTGCAATTTTTCAAGACCAAAATAAAATCGCTAAAGAATCGGGAACGATGGCGTATACCTTTACTCCAGAAACCAGTGGAGAAGATACTAGATTTGGTTTCTATCCTCACTATATTGACAATAATAACTTCGTTTTTGTAGGCTACGACTCACTTGGATGGTTCTATGAATACAAATATCAAGGAAAAGGTGATTGGTTAAAAACGAGACCGAATGTTCCACTTCCAGAGGCTGGAACTTCGCACTCTATTAAAATTGATTATAATAAAACCACTTTGAATATTACATTAGATGGAAAAGATTTATTTGGACCGGTTACTTTATCTAATGATGTAAATAATCTCCTTACAGGTAAGGAAGCGGTTAAACTTGGTGCTTTTGGAGGTAAAAACAGTCAAGTACTCATTGAATTAGGAAATGCGCCTGGGGATGGAGGTACAGATCCAGGAGATGAAAAACTTGTCGATATTACAGATAATAAACTGGAAGAAGGCGACCTTAAAATTATCTCAGGCGACGGAAATGTTACTTATAATGAAGATGGTTCAGCAACTTTTGGTGTTACATCTACCCAAAAGAATCGAATTGTATACAACCAAATGAAAGCGATTAAAAATGGTGTTTTTGAAGCGGATGTTACTACTAATACTGATAAGATGAATCGCTTTGGATTAATCTATCGTGTTCAAAATCCATCTACATACACATATGTGGGAACAGGGGATACGAACGATCAGTATTTTGGTGAAACATTTGGATCTATAAACAATTGGACGTCGATGACTTCAAATGTG includes these proteins:
- the gnpA gene encoding 1,3-beta-galactosyl-N-acetylhexosamine phosphorylase, which encodes MKKKKGRVTLPSEENFLKETKELMERWGADAIRDSDGTKLDDDIKQLDAKIYTTYFVARAHNEFAEKHMDECQQLYLMSLFNTALTDSLEIDFMKGYFEEQLKPDYIHSPKKYWEVIDRTTGEIVDANDWEVNEEKNRVLITNAIPWHEYTVSFLVYAIWDPTQMYNHITNNWGDKPHDIPFDVRRPHSNEFMKTYLKQWLTENKDTDVVRFTTFFYHFTLVFNNLGKEKFVDWFGYGASVSVAALDAFKKEKGYRLRPEDIVDQGYYNTAFRIPTTAFLDYIDFVHKFVAEEAKKLVDIVHESGKEAMMFLGDNWIGTEPYGKYFENIGLDAVVGSVGGGATLRMIADIPHVRYTEGRFLPYFFPDTFYEGNNPTIEANENWLTARRALLRNPVDRIGYGGYLSLAYQFPEFISYIEKVTEEFREIHDTIKGVQPYSGLKVAILNSWGKLRTWQTHMVAHALWYKQIYSYLGVLESLSGAAVEVSFISFDDVINEGIPEGIDVIINAGDVGTAFSGGANWINEKLVTTIRAWMYNGGGFIGIGEPTAYQHEGHYFQLANVLGVDKELGFSLSTDKYFINPVENHFISTDSTQFDFGEGMKNIYALSDKTEIIEYSNGEVHLSSHPFGEGRAVYIAGLPYSEENTRLLMRALYYAANKEGEFQKYHASNIYCEVHAYPSIQKMAIVNNSMIEQTTAVYDGHGNRKEVTLAPSEIRWEDFSNEG
- a CDS encoding DUF6903 family protein → MKANILFIIKIVVFIVCLSLIIIYQKTAGKFELGMMLIGLAGLLGLLYDYNRKYV
- a CDS encoding ROK family protein — translated: MKKAVGIDIGGTKIAAGVISDTGEMLERAEIKSDPSDREKMFGKVVESVEQVLRKSSISIADIEGIGVGVPGKVDCEKGIAVFQNNLPWRQFPISVRLQEKFGIQRITIDNDVYMAAYAEWRAAHVKEDETFVYVTISTGISCSIIHKGSFFRGAGFAGELGLIPVLTRGGNERLEKIAAGPGIQRIAERDLQVDTISTKDVFASYINGVQEYQSIINEVTDYLAQGLYKISCLLDPHKMVFGGSVIVKNPFLLELIKAKLKRYQLPEQQHLLEQMSISTLAQNNGVTGAGLRVFEGM
- a CDS encoding SIS domain-containing protein codes for the protein MFTLSQENLVSLGASITTAEIKRQPDLWAETCALYMEKREGIEEFLQKIVMKHSRVRVIFTGAGTSAYVGDTVTPYLIEKVDEQQWEVLSIPTTTLVSNPYQFFKKDYPTLLVSFARSGNSPESVAAVQLAEQIVTDLYQITITCAKDGKLAKRAVNNEKNLLLLMPEKSNDQGFAMTGSYTCMALTALLVFDSISAEEKSKIVKKIHQMGESVIQREDVIKEIVDFDFDRIIYLGSGSLEGLAKESQLKILELTAGKIVTAFDSPLGFRHGPKSFVNEKSLVFVFVSNHPYTRQYDLDMLKEMQQDDVASYICAIEVDGETNYAGNRFVFGSEAQSVPDAYLALPFVMIGQTVSLLASVKVGNTPDTPSPTGTVNRVVKGVTIYEYE
- the nagA gene encoding N-acetylglucosamine-6-phosphate deacetylase — its product is MSIFIFADKFFLEEMVTGPGFLEIKDGKFCVFSETRPEDTAEIIEYRGNWIAPGLVDTHIHGFRNHDIMDNSFGGLNQISVGLLSCGVTSFLPTTLTSSIESLNHVVEMIGANYTKVQGAKIKGIFLEGPFFTEKHKGAQNTKYFCDPSVEMLKVWQELSNNAIKKIAIAPERKGAAEFIEYAVGEGIAVALAHSDATYEEAKQAVEKGASIFVHTFNGMSPLHHREPGMVGAAMNLKDVFAEIICDGHHVHPVASNVLMNIRGREKVVMVSDCMMAGGMPEGTYQLGEFPVKVKEGMARLESGSLAGSILQLKDAVKNVVEWGIATPEEAIYMASTAPAKSMQLDGECGKIAEGYAADFIVITPTMDVIATYLDGVCRFQA
- a CDS encoding hexose kinase; the encoded protein is MILSVTMNPSVDISYPIHELKLDVVNRVETVHKTAGGKGLNVARVIAQMDEVVLATGVLGGTIGEYIIQELNKVNIPNDFLKIKKESRNCIAILHEGMQTEILESGPTLSKEEGVSFLEKFEFLLTTVSLVTISGSLPKGLPTNFYYQMLEICHKNEIPVIMDSSGESLKQAMVHKEKPFAIKPNIAELSQLLGINMEAGSIDLKQALNHELFTGIEWVLVSMGGEGAFVRHSDDYYRVTIPKIELVNPVGSGDATVAGLAVALHQHKTIETVLKTAMTTGMLNTMEAGTGYINVNKFKQYFDLVKVEKID
- the lacD gene encoding tagatose-bisphosphate aldolase; protein product: MLELTKNKLEALKRLSAENGIIGALAIDQRGSLKKMIASGGAGHVGDEGIIRFKELVSEELTPFATAILLDPEYGLPAAKVRDKESGLIVAYEKTGYDASEVGRLPDLLPEWSVKRLKEAGADAIKFLLYYDVNEDEKINNYKHVYMERIGSECVAEDIPFFLEIVTYDADNDEVKSKAYAKIKPYKVIEGMKEFSKPQYKVDVLKVEVPVDMNYVEGYTEGEFVYSKEKAASYFKEQSEATELPFIFLSAGVSAKLFQETLKFAKDSGSTFNGVLCGRATWKDGVIPFAIGGEQAGRDWLKDIGKRNTEELNIVLKETANSWFAKVKVTAELQS